In a single window of the Limnohabitans sp. 2KL-27 genome:
- a CDS encoding CinA family protein, whose product MSEIAMTLAARLNAVGWMMSTAESCTGGLIAAHCTDFPGSSRWFDRGLVTYSNAAKTDLLGVEASMIETHGAVSEAVARAMALGAVYRSRARVSVSVTGIAGPDGGSAAKPVGIVWFGWCIDGWVFTECQLFTGDRHQVRQASCMHALEGLSNRLPSLPTSGH is encoded by the coding sequence ATGTCTGAGATTGCAATGACCTTGGCAGCAAGACTCAATGCCGTGGGCTGGATGATGTCGACTGCAGAAAGCTGTACCGGTGGCTTGATTGCAGCGCACTGCACCGATTTTCCCGGCTCTAGTCGCTGGTTTGATCGTGGTTTGGTGACCTATTCCAATGCGGCCAAAACCGATTTATTGGGCGTCGAAGCGTCCATGATTGAGACACACGGCGCAGTGAGCGAGGCGGTGGCTCGCGCCATGGCGTTGGGTGCGGTGTACAGGTCACGCGCGCGGGTGTCTGTTTCGGTCACGGGCATTGCAGGACCTGATGGCGGCAGCGCTGCCAAACCAGTGGGCATCGTGTGGTTTGGCTGGTGTATTGATGGCTGGGTTTTTACAGAGTGCCAACTGTTTACCGGTGATCGACACCAGGTGCGACAGGCCAGTTGCATGCACGCGCTTGAGGGATTGAGCAATCGGTTGCCCAGCTTGCCCACATCAGGGCATTGA
- a CDS encoding phosphatidylglycerophosphatase A → MSSPSNLPVVGLPRHPVRPTASFMLQHPAHAIALGFGSGLSPKAPGTVGSLWGWASWLLIQNSWSLPAQAALISASFLLGWWACTLTASNMGVSDPGAIVWDEIVAMWLILFLIMPAGFAGQLSAFLLFRFFDAVKPGPVAWADRLFKGFGWRGGLGILFDDLVAAFCTLLVLALWRWF, encoded by the coding sequence ATGTCCTCGCCCTCCAATCTCCCCGTTGTCGGGCTGCCACGCCACCCCGTGCGACCTACCGCTTCATTCATGTTGCAACATCCCGCCCATGCCATTGCATTGGGCTTTGGGTCTGGTTTGTCGCCCAAAGCCCCGGGTACGGTGGGCAGCCTGTGGGGATGGGCATCTTGGTTGTTGATTCAAAACAGCTGGTCCCTTCCCGCACAGGCGGCCTTGATTTCGGCTTCCTTCTTGTTGGGTTGGTGGGCATGCACCTTGACGGCCAGCAACATGGGGGTGAGCGATCCCGGCGCCATCGTTTGGGATGAAATAGTGGCCATGTGGTTGATCTTGTTTTTGATCATGCCTGCAGGTTTCGCAGGCCAACTGTCGGCTTTTTTGTTGTTCCGTTTTTTTGATGCTGTCAAACCCGGCCCTGTGGCTTGGGCCGATCGTTTGTTCAAGGGATTTGGCTGGCGGGGCGGCTTGGGCATTTTGTTTGACGATCTGGTGGCCGCTTTTTGTACGCTGCTGGTGCTGGCTTTGTGGAGGTGGTTTTGA
- the thiL gene encoding thiamine-phosphate kinase has translation MGEFELIERFFKRTARHADVGIGDDCAIWTPTPGQQLAFSADMLVEGRHFLSTVNPRDLGHKSLAVNLSDLAACGATPRAFLLSLSLPRVDEGWLSGFSDGLFELADAHGCELIGGDTTQGPLNVSITVMGEVPTHQAILRSGAQAGDDLYVSGHLGDARLALEGFRGTVSLPQSVFDLARARMERPEPRTALGVSLRGVANAMADISDGLLGDLGHVLKASRVGADIHLSAIQNLMLTREAWSCPQDLMHRCVLSGGDDYELVFTCSPKQRHQVLSLSQACGIPVTRIGRITPEPRLKLLTEDGGVLPNTFASFDHFA, from the coding sequence ATGGGTGAATTTGAGCTGATCGAACGGTTTTTCAAGCGTACTGCCCGGCACGCGGATGTGGGCATTGGTGACGACTGCGCCATTTGGACGCCCACCCCCGGACAACAGTTGGCTTTTTCCGCCGACATGTTGGTCGAAGGACGACACTTCCTCTCGACGGTCAACCCCCGTGATTTGGGCCACAAGTCTTTGGCCGTCAACCTGAGTGACCTGGCAGCTTGCGGTGCGACGCCACGGGCTTTTTTGTTGTCCTTGTCCTTGCCCCGGGTGGACGAGGGCTGGTTGTCAGGCTTTTCCGACGGATTATTCGAATTGGCGGATGCTCACGGCTGTGAATTGATCGGTGGCGACACCACCCAAGGCCCCTTGAATGTGTCCATCACGGTGATGGGCGAGGTGCCTACCCATCAGGCCATTTTGCGCTCGGGCGCGCAAGCCGGTGACGACCTGTATGTGAGTGGCCACCTGGGTGATGCCCGTTTGGCTCTGGAGGGATTTCGTGGCACGGTCAGCCTGCCGCAATCGGTCTTTGATTTGGCCCGTGCTCGCATGGAGCGGCCTGAGCCACGCACGGCGTTGGGTGTTTCCTTGCGTGGTGTGGCCAATGCCATGGCCGACATCAGCGATGGCCTCTTGGGTGATCTGGGACACGTCCTCAAAGCCAGTCGTGTGGGGGCTGATATTCACCTCTCGGCGATCCAGAATTTGATGCTCACCCGCGAAGCTTGGTCTTGTCCGCAAGACTTGATGCATCGCTGCGTTTTGTCGGGTGGCGATGATTACGAGCTGGTCTTCACATGCTCGCCGAAGCAACGCCATCAGGTCCTGTCCTTGAGTCAAGCTTGTGGGATCCCTGTCACGCGCATTGGCCGCATCACGCCTGAACCCCGCTTGAAGTTACTGACCGAAGATGGTGGTGTTTTGCCCAACACCTTCGCCTCGTTCGATCATTTCGCGTGA
- the apaG gene encoding Co2+/Mg2+ efflux protein ApaG has product MSAYTVQIDVLPHYVTDQSNPLQDVFAFAYTVTVTNTGRVPVQLISRHWVIQDERGHTEEVKGLGVVGQQPLLRPGESFQYTSGCRLRAPSGTMHGSYFFVAEDGHRFDAPIGTFVLDASSSLPGGRTLH; this is encoded by the coding sequence ATGTCCGCATACACCGTTCAAATTGATGTGCTGCCCCATTACGTGACAGACCAGAGCAATCCCTTGCAGGATGTCTTTGCATTCGCCTACACCGTCACGGTCACGAACACAGGTCGGGTGCCCGTGCAGTTGATTTCTCGCCATTGGGTGATCCAGGACGAGCGCGGTCACACCGAGGAAGTCAAGGGCCTGGGCGTGGTCGGTCAACAACCCCTGCTTCGCCCCGGCGAATCCTTTCAATACACCAGCGGCTGCCGATTGCGCGCGCCCAGCGGAACCATGCACGGCAGCTACTTTTTCGTGGCCGAGGATGGCCACCGATTTGATGCCCCCATTGGCACTTTCGTGCTCGACGCCTCCAGCAGCCTGCCCGGCGGTCGCACTTTGCATTGA
- the rpe gene encoding ribulose-phosphate 3-epimerase, whose product MTTTYRIAPSILSADFARLGEEVTSVIDAGADWIHFDVMDNHYVPNLTFGPMVCQALKPHAKTASGVAVPIDVHLMISPVDALAASFAEAGADLISFHPDASAHVHRSIQAIKSKGVKAGLVFNPAEPLDVLEWTIDEIDLILIMSVNPGFGGQSFIDSALRKVELARQWIERSGRDIRLEVDGGIKADNIRRVADAGADTFVAGSAIFGKPDYKAVIDQMRVALS is encoded by the coding sequence ATGACGACGACCTACCGCATTGCCCCTTCCATCCTCTCGGCTGATTTCGCCCGCTTGGGCGAGGAAGTCACAAGCGTCATTGACGCTGGTGCCGACTGGATCCACTTTGACGTGATGGACAACCATTACGTGCCCAACTTGACCTTCGGCCCCATGGTTTGCCAGGCCCTCAAGCCCCATGCCAAAACGGCATCCGGCGTGGCCGTGCCGATTGATGTGCATTTGATGATCTCACCAGTCGATGCGTTGGCAGCATCTTTTGCCGAGGCGGGTGCTGATCTCATCAGCTTTCACCCGGACGCCAGCGCCCATGTGCACCGCAGCATTCAGGCCATCAAAAGCAAAGGGGTCAAGGCAGGTCTGGTGTTCAATCCGGCAGAACCGCTGGACGTGTTGGAATGGACCATCGACGAGATTGACCTGATCCTCATCATGAGCGTGAACCCGGGTTTTGGGGGCCAAAGCTTCATCGATTCGGCCTTGCGCAAGGTCGAGTTGGCCCGCCAGTGGATCGAGCGCAGCGGCCGTGACATTCGCTTGGAGGTGGATGGGGGCATCAAGGCCGACAACATCCGCCGCGTGGCCGATGCAGGGGCTGACACCTTCGTGGCGGGCAGTGCCATTTTTGGCAAACCCGATTACAAAGCCGTGATCGACCAGATGCGCGTGGCCTTGTCCTGA
- the gph gene encoding phosphoglycolate phosphatase (PGP is an essential enzyme in the glycolate salvage pathway in higher organisms (photorespiration in plants). Phosphoglycolate results from the oxidase activity of RubisCO in the Calvin cycle when concentrations of carbon dioxide are low relative to oxygen. This enzyme is a member of the Haloacid Dehalogenase (HAD) superfamily of aspartate-nucleophile hydrolase enzymes (PF00702).) has translation MQAMKQIEAVIFDLDGTLVHTLGDFQVALHRTMADLDLPAVSDALIEQTIGKGSEHLIRTLLAHQINRPEVKGVGQACPALSVDALFSRAWQRYQHHYLAINGQFADVYPGALEALESLAAQGMPMACLTNKPLAFAQALLKEKSLAHFFGPVFGGDSFERKKPDPLPLLKTCEALGTNAARTLMVGDSSNDAQAAHAAGCPVVLVTYGYNHGQRVQDTPAAAWLDTLADLPERLNGMHK, from the coding sequence ATGCAGGCTATGAAACAGATCGAGGCGGTCATTTTTGACCTGGACGGGACCCTGGTGCACACCTTGGGTGATTTTCAGGTGGCTTTGCACCGCACCATGGCCGATCTGGACTTGCCAGCAGTGTCCGACGCGCTCATCGAGCAAACCATTGGCAAAGGCTCCGAACATCTGATCCGCACCTTGCTGGCGCATCAAATCAACCGGCCTGAAGTCAAGGGAGTGGGCCAGGCTTGCCCGGCCCTGTCGGTGGACGCCCTTTTCAGCCGCGCATGGCAGCGGTACCAGCACCACTATCTGGCGATCAATGGGCAGTTTGCCGATGTCTACCCCGGCGCTCTGGAGGCGCTCGAGAGCTTGGCCGCCCAGGGCATGCCCATGGCCTGCCTGACCAACAAGCCACTGGCCTTTGCCCAGGCCTTGCTGAAAGAGAAATCACTGGCGCACTTCTTTGGCCCCGTGTTTGGTGGGGACAGTTTCGAGCGCAAAAAGCCTGACCCCTTGCCTTTGCTGAAAACCTGTGAGGCGCTGGGCACCAACGCCGCACGCACCTTGATGGTGGGCGATTCCAGCAACGATGCCCAAGCTGCCCATGCCGCCGGCTGTCCAGTGGTGTTGGTCACGTATGGGTACAACCATGGTCAAAGGGTGCAAGACACGCCTGCCGCCGCTTGGTTGGACACGCTGGCCGACTTGCCAGAGCGGTTGAACGGCATGCACAAATGA
- the trpE gene encoding anthranilate synthase component I: MITELEFKSLASQGYNRIPLMLEAFADLETPLSLYLKLAHTKDNGQYSFLLESVVGGERFGRYSFIGLPARTLLRASGFGAESKTEVVRDGVVIETATGNPLDFIAQYQTRFKVALRPGLPRFCGGLAGYFGYDAVRYIEKKLEKSCPPDTLGTPDILLLQCEELAVIDNLSGKLYLIVYADPATPEAYVGAKKRLRDLKEQLKYSVSAPVVKPTQSYPAERDFAKPDYIAAVEKAKELIAGGDFMQVQVGQRIKKRFTESPLSLYRALRSLNPSPYMYFYNFGDFHVVGASPEILVRQEQTTEGAKVIIRPLAGTRPRGATPEKDKAAELELINDPKERAEHVMLIDLARNDIGRIAQTGSVKVTEAFVVERYSHVMHIVSNVEGILNEGMSNMDVLKATFPAGTLTGAPKVHAMELIDQFEPVKRGIYGGACGYISYAGDMDVAIAIRTAVIKDQMLYVQAAAGVVADSVPEMEWRETEHKARALLRASELVEEGLE; encoded by the coding sequence GTGATCACCGAACTTGAATTTAAAAGCCTGGCCAGCCAAGGCTACAACCGCATTCCCCTCATGTTGGAGGCCTTTGCGGACCTGGAAACCCCCCTCTCGCTTTATCTGAAGCTGGCCCACACCAAGGACAATGGCCAATACAGCTTCTTGCTCGAATCGGTGGTGGGTGGCGAACGTTTTGGGCGTTACAGCTTCATCGGCCTGCCTGCGCGCACGCTGCTGCGCGCCAGTGGGTTTGGCGCTGAGTCCAAAACCGAAGTGGTGCGCGATGGGGTGGTGATCGAAACCGCGACGGGTAACCCACTGGATTTCATCGCGCAATACCAAACGCGTTTCAAGGTGGCTTTGCGCCCGGGCTTGCCGCGTTTTTGTGGTGGCTTGGCAGGCTATTTTGGTTATGACGCGGTGCGCTACATCGAGAAAAAACTCGAAAAATCCTGCCCCCCCGATACCTTGGGAACGCCCGATATCTTGTTGCTGCAGTGCGAGGAACTGGCTGTGATCGACAACTTGTCCGGCAAGCTCTACCTCATCGTCTATGCCGACCCGGCCACGCCCGAGGCCTATGTGGGCGCAAAAAAACGCCTGCGCGATCTGAAAGAGCAGCTCAAGTACTCGGTCAGCGCTCCGGTGGTCAAACCCACTCAGTCTTACCCGGCTGAACGTGACTTTGCCAAGCCCGATTACATCGCCGCCGTCGAAAAAGCCAAGGAGCTGATCGCTGGAGGTGATTTCATGCAGGTGCAGGTCGGCCAGCGCATCAAAAAGCGCTTCACCGAAAGTCCGCTGTCCTTGTACCGGGCGTTGCGCTCGCTCAACCCCAGCCCTTACATGTATTTCTACAACTTCGGTGACTTCCATGTGGTCGGGGCCAGCCCCGAGATTTTGGTGCGCCAAGAGCAGACCACAGAGGGGGCCAAAGTCATCATCCGGCCTTTGGCGGGTACACGGCCCCGTGGCGCGACACCTGAAAAAGACAAGGCCGCCGAGCTCGAACTGATCAACGACCCCAAGGAGCGTGCCGAGCATGTGATGCTGATCGATCTGGCGCGCAACGACATTGGCCGCATTGCCCAGACCGGATCGGTCAAGGTGACCGAGGCCTTTGTGGTCGAACGGTATAGCCACGTCATGCACATCGTGAGCAACGTCGAAGGCATTCTCAACGAAGGCATGAGCAACATGGACGTGCTCAAAGCCACCTTTCCGGCGGGCACCTTGACGGGTGCTCCCAAGGTCCACGCCATGGAGCTGATTGACCAGTTTGAACCAGTCAAGCGCGGCATTTACGGCGGCGCCTGTGGCTATATCAGTTATGCGGGTGACATGGACGTGGCCATCGCGATCCGCACCGCCGTCATCAAGGACCAGATGCTGTATGTGCAGGCTGCCGCCGGTGTGGTGGCCGATTCGGTGCCCGAGATGGAATGGCGTGAAACCGAGCACAAGGCACGTGCCTTGTTGCGGGCCAGCGAATTGGTGGAAGAAGGTTTGGAGTGA
- a CDS encoding aminodeoxychorismate/anthranilate synthase component II, whose protein sequence is MAKKIKLLMVDNYDSFTFNIVQYFGELGAEVEVFRNDEITLEGIAARQPDRLVISPGPCSPAEAGISVAAIQHFAGQLPILGVCLGHQSIGAAFGGKIVRAQALMHGKTSVITTTQEGVFAGLPQQFTVNRYHSLAIERATCPSCLKVTAWTDDGEIMGVRHTELDIEGVQFHPESILTEHGHAMLKNFLVRP, encoded by the coding sequence ATGGCAAAAAAAATAAAACTCCTCATGGTCGACAACTACGATTCCTTCACCTTCAATATCGTTCAGTACTTCGGCGAACTGGGTGCGGAGGTTGAAGTCTTTCGCAACGATGAAATCACGCTCGAGGGCATTGCAGCCCGCCAGCCTGATCGTCTGGTGATCTCGCCCGGCCCCTGTTCGCCTGCCGAGGCGGGCATTTCGGTGGCGGCCATCCAGCACTTTGCAGGCCAACTGCCTATATTGGGCGTATGTCTGGGGCACCAAAGCATTGGTGCTGCTTTTGGCGGCAAGATTGTTCGAGCGCAAGCGTTGATGCATGGCAAGACCAGTGTCATCACCACCACGCAAGAAGGCGTGTTTGCGGGCTTGCCCCAGCAATTCACCGTCAACCGTTACCACTCATTGGCCATTGAGCGGGCCACTTGCCCGTCCTGCCTCAAAGTCACGGCTTGGACCGATGACGGCGAAATCATGGGCGTGCGCCACACCGAGCTGGACATCGAAGGTGTTCAGTTCCACCCCGAATCCATCCTGACCGAGCATGGCCACGCCATGCTCAAAAACTTTTTGGTGCGACCATGA
- the ltaE gene encoding low-specificity L-threonine aldolase produces the protein MIDLRSDTVTQPTAAMREVMLAASVGDDVFGDDPTVNALQQRIGQITGKEAALFMPSGTQSNLCALMAHCERGDEYIVGQNAHTYRYEGGGAAVLGSIQPQPLAQNPLGEMALADIASAIKPIDCHFARTRLLALENTWNGHPMSQAYLAQATGLARQHGLAVHLDGARLFNAAVAQAEGEPVLASVRRIVDHFDSVSVCFSKGLGAPVGSALCGSRELIDKALRWRKVLGGGMRQSGILAAAALHALEHHVDRLADDHALAQRLAMGLQGVPGLSVRSAQTNIVFVEVADGRGPALLDDLKAHGVLATGLIGLRFVTHLGVDALGIDHAIDCIRRLMLKASVDASSGSARTGVY, from the coding sequence ATGATCGACCTGCGCAGCGACACCGTGACCCAGCCGACCGCAGCCATGCGCGAGGTCATGCTGGCTGCATCCGTCGGCGACGATGTGTTTGGCGACGACCCCACGGTCAACGCCTTGCAACAACGCATTGGGCAGATCACCGGCAAAGAAGCTGCGCTGTTCATGCCCTCGGGCACTCAAAGCAACCTGTGCGCCCTGATGGCGCACTGCGAGCGGGGTGACGAGTACATCGTCGGTCAAAACGCACACACCTACCGGTATGAAGGCGGCGGCGCGGCAGTGCTGGGCAGCATCCAGCCCCAGCCGCTGGCGCAAAACCCTTTGGGAGAAATGGCGCTGGCCGACATCGCCTCAGCCATCAAGCCCATCGATTGCCACTTTGCCCGGACCCGTCTGCTGGCGCTGGAAAACACTTGGAACGGCCACCCCATGTCGCAGGCCTATCTGGCGCAAGCCACGGGCCTGGCCCGCCAGCACGGTTTGGCCGTGCATCTGGATGGTGCCCGCTTGTTCAATGCGGCCGTGGCGCAAGCCGAGGGCGAGCCGGTCTTGGCCAGCGTGCGGCGCATTGTGGACCACTTTGACAGTGTGTCTGTGTGCTTCAGCAAGGGCTTGGGTGCGCCCGTGGGCTCGGCCTTGTGCGGCTCGCGTGAACTGATCGACAAGGCGCTGCGTTGGCGCAAGGTGTTGGGCGGTGGTATGCGCCAGTCCGGTATTTTGGCCGCTGCGGCTTTGCATGCGCTGGAGCACCATGTGGACCGCCTGGCCGATGACCATGCCCTGGCACAGCGGTTGGCCATGGGCCTGCAAGGTGTACCCGGTCTGAGCGTGCGCTCGGCGCAAACCAACATTGTGTTTGTGGAGGTGGCCGATGGGCGTGGTCCGGCGCTGCTTGATGATTTGAAGGCCCATGGTGTGTTGGCCACGGGTTTGATCGGCCTGCGCTTTGTGACGCACCTGGGGGTAGATGCTTTAGGCATCGACCACGCCATCGACTGCATCCGGCGCCTCATGCTGAAGGCCTCTGTTGATGCCAGCTCAGGTTCAGCCCGAACAGGTGTTTACTGA
- the trpD gene encoding anthranilate phosphoribosyltransferase: MPITPQEALQRTIEHREIFHDEMLKIMRMIMNGELSPVMTAALITGLRVKKETIGEITAAAQVMREFSTKVHVADPTHLVDIVGTGGDGAHTFNISTCAMFVAAAAGAKTAKHGGRSVSSKSGSADVVEALGGNIHLPPEQIARSIEEVGIGFMFAPNHHPAMKNVAPVRKELGVRTIFNILGPLTNPASAPNILMGVFHSDLVGIQVRALQRLGAEHAVVVYGRDGMDEISLGAATLVGELKNGQITEYEIHPEDFGLTMASNRALKVDTPEQSMAMLRGVLDNEPGAARDIVMINAGAALYAANVASSIADGLARARVAIESGAAKAKLAQFVAFGQKAA, encoded by the coding sequence ATGCCCATCACCCCTCAGGAAGCGCTGCAACGCACCATCGAGCACCGCGAGATATTTCATGACGAGATGCTCAAAATCATGCGCATGATCATGAATGGCGAACTCTCGCCTGTCATGACAGCGGCGCTCATCACAGGTTTGCGCGTGAAAAAGGAAACCATTGGTGAGATCACGGCCGCCGCCCAAGTGATGCGCGAGTTTTCGACCAAAGTGCATGTGGCCGACCCCACTCATCTGGTGGACATCGTGGGTACGGGGGGCGATGGGGCCCACACTTTCAATATCTCGACTTGCGCCATGTTTGTGGCCGCTGCAGCGGGGGCGAAAACCGCCAAACATGGCGGGCGCAGCGTCAGCAGCAAATCGGGCAGTGCCGATGTGGTCGAAGCCCTGGGCGGCAACATCCACCTGCCTCCTGAGCAGATAGCCCGTTCGATCGAAGAAGTGGGTATCGGCTTCATGTTTGCACCCAACCACCACCCGGCCATGAAAAACGTAGCACCGGTGCGCAAGGAGCTGGGTGTGCGCACGATTTTCAACATCCTCGGGCCCTTGACCAACCCGGCCAGCGCGCCCAACATATTGATGGGTGTGTTCCACTCTGACCTGGTGGGGATTCAGGTTCGCGCTCTGCAACGCTTGGGTGCCGAGCATGCGGTGGTGGTGTACGGGCGCGATGGCATGGACGAGATCAGCCTGGGCGCGGCCACCTTGGTGGGCGAGCTGAAAAACGGGCAGATCACAGAATACGAAATCCACCCGGAAGACTTTGGTCTGACCATGGCCAGCAACCGGGCCCTGAAAGTGGACACCCCCGAGCAGTCCATGGCCATGTTGCGTGGCGTACTGGACAATGAGCCCGGCGCGGCGCGAGACATCGTCATGATCAATGCGGGCGCTGCCTTGTATGCCGCCAACGTGGCCAGCAGCATCGCCGATGGCCTGGCGCGTGCACGTGTAGCCATTGAGTCTGGTGCGGCCAAAGCCAAGCTGGCCCAGTTTGTGGCCTTTGGTCAGAAGGCGGCTTGA
- the trpC gene encoding indole-3-glycerol phosphate synthase TrpC, whose translation MSDILDKIVAVKREEVAAALKQKSLAVVRADAESRVLTRDFEGAMRAKMAAGQAAVIAEIKKASPSKGVLRADFIPADIAQSYAEYGAACLSVLTDKQFFQGSVDYLKQARASCDLPVLRKDFMIDVYQVYEARAMGADAILLIAACLDDAHMAEMEAVARSLDMAVLVEVHDKAELERALKLKTRLVGINNRNLKTFEVSLQTTLDMLPDVPADRLLVTESGIQTPEDVRLMREAQVNAFLVGEAFMRASEPGEALAKLFA comes from the coding sequence ATGAGTGACATCTTGGACAAAATCGTTGCGGTCAAACGCGAAGAAGTGGCAGCAGCCTTGAAGCAAAAATCGCTCGCCGTGGTGCGCGCCGATGCCGAAAGTCGCGTGTTGACCCGTGACTTTGAAGGCGCGATGCGCGCCAAGATGGCTGCAGGCCAAGCGGCGGTGATCGCCGAAATCAAGAAGGCCAGCCCGTCCAAAGGTGTGTTGCGGGCTGACTTCATCCCTGCCGACATTGCCCAAAGTTACGCCGAGTACGGCGCCGCTTGCTTGTCGGTGTTGACGGACAAGCAGTTCTTCCAAGGCAGTGTGGATTACCTCAAACAAGCGCGCGCCAGTTGTGATCTGCCAGTTTTGCGCAAGGATTTCATGATCGATGTCTACCAGGTGTACGAGGCACGCGCCATGGGGGCTGACGCCATCTTGCTCATCGCGGCCTGCTTGGACGATGCCCACATGGCCGAAATGGAGGCGGTGGCCCGCAGCCTGGACATGGCCGTGCTGGTGGAGGTGCACGACAAAGCCGAACTTGAACGTGCCCTGAAGCTGAAAACCCGATTGGTGGGCATCAACAACCGCAACTTGAAAACCTTCGAGGTGTCGCTGCAGACCACCTTGGACATGTTGCCGGATGTACCGGCTGACCGCTTGCTGGTCACCGAAAGCGGCATTCAAACCCCGGAAGATGTTCGCCTCATGCGTGAGGCCCAGGTCAACGCCTTCTTGGTGGGCGAGGCTTTCATGCGCGCCAGCGAGCCGGGCGAAGCCCTGGCCAAACTCTTTGCCTGA
- a CDS encoding uracil-DNA glycosylase, whose product MSHMTGQQSLGFEEGLGLAHQGLSWPLQLDGLDARWRPVVDAFVRSEAGLALTRRLNDALLAGHIMYPPEPFRALSLTPLSQVRVVILGQDPYHGPGQAEGLAFSVAPGVRLPPSLRNIFKELQQSLGVSVPTDGSLVRWAKQGVLLLNTCLTVKAGQAASHAGWGWEVLSDELVITVAQSVKPVVFMLWGAQAQAKKALIEQTKNSSRHLVLMANHPSPLSALRPPIPFVGCGHFVQANAFLAQCGDKPIAW is encoded by the coding sequence ATGTCCCACATGACGGGGCAGCAAAGTCTGGGGTTTGAAGAGGGGTTGGGGTTAGCCCATCAAGGGCTGAGTTGGCCTTTGCAGCTGGATGGCCTGGACGCCCGGTGGCGCCCCGTGGTGGATGCCTTTGTGCGTTCCGAGGCGGGGCTTGCCTTGACCCGGCGCTTGAACGATGCGCTCTTGGCGGGGCACATCATGTATCCGCCAGAGCCCTTTCGAGCACTGAGCTTGACCCCTTTGAGTCAGGTGCGCGTGGTGATTTTGGGGCAAGACCCTTACCACGGACCGGGCCAGGCGGAAGGTCTGGCCTTTTCGGTGGCGCCGGGTGTGCGCTTGCCGCCCAGTTTGCGCAACATCTTCAAGGAGCTGCAGCAAAGCCTGGGTGTTTCCGTGCCCACTGACGGTTCACTGGTGCGCTGGGCAAAGCAAGGGGTCTTGCTGCTCAACACCTGTTTGACAGTCAAAGCCGGGCAAGCGGCCAGCCACGCCGGCTGGGGCTGGGAGGTTTTGAGCGATGAGTTGGTCATAACGGTTGCTCAAAGTGTTAAACCTGTGGTGTTCATGCTGTGGGGTGCGCAAGCTCAGGCCAAAAAAGCCTTGATTGAACAAACCAAGAACTCAAGCCGACATTTGGTGCTGATGGCCAACCACCCCTCACCTTTGTCGGCCCTGCGCCCCCCCATTCCCTTTGTGGGCTGCGGTCATTTCGTTCAAGCCAATGCCTTTTTGGCGCAATGCGGCGACAAACCCATCGCGTGGTGA